The genomic stretch CTTCCCAACACCGTAAATGTAACTTGCTAGCCCCAACCAAGAAACGTCACAGTTAACCAAATTGACAATCATATTACAGTATTAAACAAAGAGCAGGGTGTTCAGGAAGTAGAATCAGGGATCTCAGAGTAACCCTCGGCCACATTTCTTCCTCTTTCTTCCTCCGCCACTTTTTCTCTCGTTTTCTGGCCCACATCCTCAGCAGCCTTGGCAACCCTGTTAAAAGCACCGGTCACCCACGATGTCCCAGTCAAGATGTACCGATTTTTCATGATGGCAGATCCTGCAGTACTCACAGTTTGCTCAGCTGCTGTAAATGCCGACTTTGTCTTTTCCGATACCTGGAATTTCTGATCCACTTCCCTCATCTTTTCATTCACCAAGGTTATCTTGTCACTCAACCCTATCTTTTGGTCAATAGAAGCAACTGTAGCAGCAGCAGTGGATGTAAATTGATGCGTTTCGTCAAATGTCTTTGCTTTGTTAAGAGCATCCTTTCCCAAAACAAAGCCCTTGGCTAACATGCTAGTAACAACATCCTCTGCCTTCTGCACTGGGGAACCATCTGTGCCTAAGTTGCTCTCAGTGGCCTGAAGGAAGACAAATCTTTCTCAAGTACCCATATAATGCAAGCAGGGCCGTCCCTGACGTTTCGGGGACCCTGTGCGAAATCTCAATAGGAGGCCCCTAAAGGCAATATATGTTTACATTactataaaaaaaatcaaatttttttgcAAGTATATTTCATAATATTTCGATGATAACGCTTTATAATTATTTGAAAAACTTCTCTATAATGATTGTATTTTAcaaatataaaaataaacaagTATCCATCCAAAAGCACAAGTTGTAATGTATATAGTGATGGTTTATGTCTTCTTACATAAGTCAACGGTCATGGGTTCAAAACTTCAAGACTTCAAATCTAAACAACTAAAACAAGTTTATTTTGCTAAAGATTTTACTCCTACAACGATAAGAGAGGGGAAAATAAAACATGCTGCTAAAGAGTATCGAGCATGAGACCTCTGAAACGCCAACAAAGTGTATGGGTTATATTACCACTCTCATCAATTGTGCAACACTTGCACGGGCCCAGGGCCAGCCCTGAATGCAAGACAAACACATAGTAATGCTTAAGAGTGAAGACCATACCATAGGTGATGCTGATGTGGTGGCAGGTGGATTGTAGTCCGGTGCAAGAGCTATTGTCACTGCCTGATCAACTATTGTTGCGCCCTAGATTTAATCAAAAAGCAAATATCAGATCTACGAATTCAATTGACCATCTAACCATCACCCCTTCTCAAAAGTAAAGGAAACCAGACAAGGCCTCATAATGCATCACTATTCACCACCAATTCCGGAAAATTTAGCAATACATTATTTATTTGATCTCTTACCCAATTAAGAGTGAGAGCTGGACAAACAATACTTATATGCCTCTCTCAGGAGTCTTGACAGACTATAGCTAGCACGTAGCACTGTACAGTGAACTGCAAGAATTTATGCCACTAGTTGACAGAAAACGAGGGGAAGAGAGACCAAACCGTCTAATACATGCAGACGAGAGACTACACAAAAACGCATCTTCCAAATTCAACAAAGGCTGTGTTATTAACCTGTAGAACTTGAACTAAGAATTCTAAACTGGAATTGTGTGCCTAACCCGAGAGTGACGTTACTTTCATGGGCGGACTCACAATAGTAAATAGTGTAGCACTTGCTACACCATATTCAAACAAGAATTGATTGAATTCTCTGTTTTGCTACACTGGGAGTTACATGATAGTCAAACTCATTTATGTCATATTTCACTGATACTTTAGTGCTGTATTCTTCAAAAAAATATAATTGAAACCAAAGGTAGTTAGTTAGTTACCCACCAAGACAAAAAAAAAGTCCTCAAAAAAATGCAAGGGTATTTAAAATTTAACTTACTGATAGAAGAGCGGCAGTTTCTGCACCTTGAGCCTCCTTAAAGGTGACATAAGCAGTTTGAGATCTCTCATTCCCACTGGGGAAAAAAAACATCCGCAGACTTGAAATTAGAATAACTGGAGACTTAGATATAGATGACTCATTCCCACTGTAAATGACTAGTTTTATCACATATGGAGGTCAAAAAATCATGCAAAAAGCAAACGAGTACATGAACTATTTCAACGAAATTCAATTTACAGCCTCTAGAGCAACATATCAAAATAAACGACAATAAAAATGAAATTCAATTAGTTTCTCATTTGAAGTACCTGCAGTCTCCACCCAGTAAGAAAACAAATCGGCCTAGAATTGAGATACATAAATAAAGGAAGAGAAACCAAATAAACCAACCTTTGAATTTCAACATGTTCAATGTCACCGGAAAAGGAGAAAAACTCCTTAATGTCCTGCTCAGATGCTCCAAGGGAGAGATTACAAACTTTGACACTTCTTATCTGCAAAACGAAAAGGACTTGCCATAAAACATCGTGTTCATATAAAGAAGGAGAACTTGCCCTTAATAATCAACTTTGAATTATCTACCATTTATAATCTCAAGTCACCATcgttcaataataacccaaaattTGCATTATTTATTCTATGGTTGCACCATTTCATCCTCATCATCACCTAAATCAGCCTCATATGTTGGATTGGATCATCATTTTTCTACTTCATCAACGTGATTTTCATACCTTAAAAAGAATATCTAGTTTTTCTTATTAGTTCAATAATCTAAGGTTTATACTTTCATTGGTGAATAAGGTGCTAAAAtagaaaaaataaaacaaaaatgtGATCTATATGGGTAGATGACATGTTGGGTTAATTAGATGAAAGACACTCTACAACAGGgataaatgaggacaatttttcCTGTTAATATAGAGTCAGACActacgaaaaagaaaaaagaaaataaaaaagctTTAACATTCTTAATTTACTAATTCGGAATGAAGGACTGTGGGCGAGTAATTACCATAACAGTCTTAAGTTTTATACTCGAAAAATAATAGCCATATCACCAACATAAACCCTCGTGGAAATGGTAGTTGGCTAGAGAAGACATTGAATGTAATTGGATAGTTATATATGGAATATAGTTGGCTTAGACAAACAAGTCAGAGTTGTTTGACCAGGAGCGGTTTGAATTTTCAGAATTTGCAGCCTCAAAAGAGTGGAGGGAAAGAGGCAACAACACGTGCAATACTCCATATCCGTCAAATAATTCAATACTAGACATACACAAAGGGCGTGGTTTGAGATCGACAAGCACCCACCAAATCATTCTAAATCAAGACACAAAACATGCAGGGTGAAGACAACAACAAAGGTTTCAAGTTCCAACAAGTATTCAGCCAAAGCATCACAAATCGCACGAGGTATGGCAGAAAAGATAAATCTATACTTGGGTAAGGCAGATTATACGCGAAACGGTTTCTTATATTAACTACTCCTCTCTGtccttggtcatttgttgtcctttggttttggcacaaagaccaggAAAGGgaggggccaattactaaatgacaagtggaataaattgagtgtgaatgatcaaattactcatcaaattcattcttaaaatagaaaggacaacaaatgattgagacaccccaaaattgaaaaaggacaacaaatgaccgggacagagggagtactttTTTACCCACTGATAATGTTATCTTTAGATCCGTTTTACATTATCTTTGTGTAAACCCATCTTACACAAGACTCAAGACTAACTGATTAGGCAAAACCGATTGATCTGCAAAGGACTCCAACTAATACTACTATAATCTAAACTACATCATACAACTCCATCGTTTTCATCATAATTAGTAAAATCAAGTCCAACGCGACGACATTAATTCATAAACTGCTTGATTATAGTCTTTAGCGAATAACCCGAATTCCGGTCCGTGATCAGTTTGTATACATAAAATTAACAATCGAAATATACAATCATGCCAATATCTTGGATATTCCTTTAGTAAATAAAAGAATCGTTGAACATAAATAAACCCTAGAATCAATCATATTAGAGAAACACGAATTACAAAAATACTTAAAAATGAATAAGAAAAAGGGAAATTGAAGAATAAAGAGTGATTGAAACGAACCGACATGGGAGTAGTAGCGGCAATTGAGCAAGATCAACGGACGATTAAAGTGAAGATGATCGAAGAATTAGGGGAAAATCGCGAAGAAATGAGTGATTTATTTTTCTGGAATTAATCTGGAAAAACAGAAATGCAGAAGAAGGCGAAAACTAGAGTCGGTTGTTGACCGCCAAGGCTCGTGATAAACCGAAATTTACCTGTTATCTTAACTCTTAAGAAaaagatatatatattttttttttttcgttttagaAATAAGAAAATCGGAAATTTCTCGATAATTTTCTGTTTTGTCATATTTTTTAAagcatcacttttttttttttaagaattcGCCTATAATATCTTTCATATTCGTTTACATGATACCCATAACGTAACGATTGTTACGAAGGCGTTAAGTTTTGATAATTTGATAATAATTAATCAGAGATACATGAAATATGTATGAGGTTCGTTGCACCAAAAGTCATACTTCGTACTTATTACACCCAAATGGCTAGCTAATTGTGGAGTGAATGGTTCCATAGGTCGTGTCAGGCTAGATGATCACCGATGGAACTTCGGTCCATCTTACGCAAAGGTATTTTGGGGGTAGCTAGTCCCCTCTAATAGCTAATTAAATTTATGAGTTCGCCCCTCTTATGTATAAAAAAAACCAAGGGTGTTAAGTAGTTAAATAAGCTTAACATAATAATGTTGATTTAGCAAGCTATTAGGCCGTGGAAAAGTTGGTTACAACAAAAAATTTAAGTTTATAAAAGATAGAAAAAAATAACTTTAAATGATTCGCGTTACTTTAGTTctaatttgtatatatatatatatagagtcgggatccggtgagaactcctaaatatttgaggattgagtaacgaatgaaatatcactcgttcttctaaacaatatcactcgctaagaatgtaaaaaaaaaaaaaaaaaaaaacctcagCCTCCGATCAAAAATCATAACGCATAACATTTTATTTTTTACTctacactttctctctctaaactgAATCAAAAACGAAGGAAACAAGGGATTAGATTGGTGAATCACTCAAAATTACGAAGCAATACCGATCATTCTTCGATGTAATTGCGTTTTGATCATAATTGAGGTGATGATCTTGTTCGATGATGATCTAAAATTAACGATGATGATCTTTTTCGATTCGCCGACGTCGCTAATCAGCCCGCCGATGCCGTCGACGTTGTCATTCGCAAGTTTTTTAGGAACAAATTTGATATCGTTGATAAAGATGATCTTAGTGAGCTTTTCCATTGGCGGTGTTGAattcaagtaatttaattttacatattgttattattaaacTTTAGTTCATCGACACCTTTTGATTTTAGAGTATATTGCGTTTTTTCGGAACAAATTGAATCTTTGATGCGGTTGAATTCAGGCAATTTACTTCTTAGTATCTGCACATTGAAGTTCAATTCGGATTAATTATTTGTTCGTTCGTGTTTATCTTTGTTTATTCTATAGAATGCAATCAATATGTGATTTGTGTGAGGCATTTTTACTAGTAATGTTTGGAGTATGTGTTTTAAAGTCGCAAATTAACTAAAATTGTAAAATTTAGGGTTCAATATTGAGCGAGAATGTTGTAAACTCTTTTGAGATGGTATTTTGGGAGCTGGGTTTCTTTGTAAGTGCGCCTCTTGAAAAGGTGCTTGCTAGGGTCTTTGGTTCTGCTGGAACATTATCCCCATCTTTATGGCGGTGGTGGAAGGGTTTACGCTTGTTTAGCTGAACTTGGGATTGAATTAACTTATGAGCATGGGTTTCATCAGGTACGATTTGATTTCCATGTTTATAGGCTTCCTCTTGTTTTGAAATGTGATTCATTAGCTTGCTGCAAGTAATGTACCACTTCTCTTTGGTATGAATATCATTTGCACTCCATGAACATTTCAGTAGAAGTGAGGTAATTCTTCTCATGTTATTTTAATACTTTCACATTTTGGTTTTTGGTAGAGCATATTTTTATTGAAAAATAGATTGAATCAAATTAATGGTTAAGTATGTCACACTCATGTGTTACTTGAACTCAAACTGTAAGGGACTAAGGGTATAAGATACATTTATATATATCCAAAAGTTGTCAAATTAAGTAATGGAGCAATTTCAATGAATTAGTCAACAAAATAAAAGAAGGTCATTTCTAGAGTACAAGAAGGACTATTTGTGTTTCTTATGTTCAATACTTCAATTTGTATATGTAGGAGTAACTACGTGACTGAATTGTAATGATTTCTCTTCTTAATTATATTGCTTTTGTCAGATGTAATGTATAATTTCGATGTTTGTAGGTACCAATAAACCCATTCATGCACCTGATCCCTTGAATGTGGGTTACTCCTTTGATCGAAAATGTTAAAGATTTCACAACAAACAAGAAGGAATTTTGGACCACCATGAAGAGAAATTGGAAAAACAAGGAAAATAAAGAAGAAGTTCTGACAAAGAGGAAGGAGGATATTGTTCAGGAGGAGGTAAAAAAAGTGGATTTTCCGATAAAGAGGAAGTATGATGCTAATGAGATACCTAAGATTAACATTGAAATACCCACACGTCGTAACTCTCCAAGAGCTGATTGTGGAGAAGATGATATTGATGATCGACAAGAGGCAAAGACATTTAAAAGACGATAAAAGAGTGTTGCGAGAGATAGGGGTTGAAGAATTGGTAAAGGTAGATGAAGAGCAAGGAACTAAACTGTATTCTAAGATTGTGTTGGCAGAAAAGTTTATTTGAATATACATTGATTGGTGTAATTTTGTAAGGATAGTAATCTAATGTAGTTGTCATAAACTAATATTGTTGCTGGtattttgtgatattgtttagaatcaacaatgatattttatcttatatgccGTGATATTGTTTCTTAATAGCAAAAAGTTGGAGGGTTTCAAGATTCCTTGtgaatgtgatattgtttcgcCAAGTGTGATATTATTGTCTGTGAAGTTTGttagtgtgatattgttgtgtCGTTATATTATTTCTTATAACTGTTTGGAAAATggcaaataaatatataaatctatGATATTGTTAATAGGAGAGTGTGATATTATTAACACAATAAGTTGATATTGTTTACCAAATTATTTGATATTATTACCACAATAAGGGTGATATTGTTTCTTATAAAGTATGATATTGTTTACCACGTGTTGTGATATTATTAAGCcggtagtgtgatattgtttaccaaatcatttgatattgtttcttataaagtgtgcagtgatattgtttatcacatcttgtgatattgttaaaccAATAGTGTCATATTGTTTTCAAACTCATGTATTTGATATTGTGTCATGAAAGGTGATATTgttagtaattaagtgtgatattgtttactacAACTTGTGAAATTGTTAAAACAATCGTGTGATATTATCTACCGAAAAATAAAACACTTTAGGAAACATATATTGTTtatttaataatattaaaaaatggAATCAATACACTATTCGCaaactccaaaaaaaaaacaaatatttCAAATTTCTTCATAACAACTTATACATGTAACATATGCCAACTATTGACCTTGATCTCGATGTCTTTACGACAATGAGGACTTCAACTGCTCTCTGTATGTGAAGCATTTAAACTTTGTTTTCCACAAATATAACTAGCAACAGTACTTAAAAAGGCGGCTAAGTTGACGCTTCCAAGTCGTCCTTGCTTTCACTGCTTTCAAACTTCAAGTAATATTTGATGTCTTTAGCATTTGAGCTGATATTTCTCAGATAAAACCACCTTTTGTGTGGTTGAGGAAGTCCGTCACGATGGCTATTGAAACGTCGTTAAGAAACAGGTTTCGGGATAAAAATGCCTGAAGCAAAGATTTTACAAGAAGTGAAGCTACATTGAGTGTAGATATAGCAGATATAATGATTGTCATAGCTTGAGTGACCTTGCTTGTCGCTTCATTTGAGCAACGGATTGTCGCCATGGCTGCTCCTGTCATAGAGAATGCGTATGCCCACTATGCTAATGAGAATCTGCAATTTCATCACGTAAATTAACCTAAGATATTAAATGTGTACTTGCCGGGTTAAACAAAACATGCAAAACTAAAAAAATTGAATCATGGAACATAAATAAGACCGAAAAGTCAGCAATGTGAACTAACATTAAGATTATCTACCAGACAAATAACACAAACCTTAGCACTCATGACCCTTAATTACTAATTACCCCACTCAAACCCAGTTTTCCGACTCTTAACCATTGAAGGGACATAACCAAACCCAAAAGATAGGATAAGTGAATAATACAACTGAAAGGACCCAAACCGACAATTGCTAAATGAATTTTTTTGCTAGAACTATAATATTACTTGATTCCTCAAAAGAAGGTGATTCGACCAGCTAActgaaacaaataaaaagaaattgACTATATGAGAAAGGATTCGCATaaatagaagaagaagaagaagaagaagaagaagaagaagaagaagaagaagagaagtgCTTACTAGTGAGAAGTAGAGGAAGAGAGCAATGAAGTAAGCAATTCAAGCTCCATAATCAAAAAAACCTTGGATATTAGCCCAAGCCATAGACGCGACACTAGGTGTAGCAACAAACAAGAAAAACACAGGATATAGATCCTTAGGAAGAGTTTCTTTAGTAGGAAGTCTCTGGTAGATATATGATAATTGGACAAAATGAATATCAATAGTTGGCCTTATTTGGATCGAGTGACTCGTTCAATTTCGGCCAAACTTCTTTTGGAGTATCAGGATTCAAATCAACAATACTAATAACAAACTCATTGAGAGTAGCTAATAAACTCATTGAGAGTAGCCAATAAATTCAAAGAGGCCGGACAATAAATACACACTCCAATAACATTATGTCTAGCTATAACACCGCCATCTAGTTCAatatttgacacaaaataaaacTAGTAAAAATTCATTTAATCCTCGTCACAAACcaaattaaacaatatcacaaaaagttatactaaacaatatcacgggttatactatacaatatcacaccaaaAACCATTTTCGCCAAAGAATAActaacttctttttctcatactTATATTCACACCAATCGATTCTAGTACATGAGCTCTCGCAATCATCACAATCTAATTCCAGATTGAGTGCTCAGAAAGCATTCAAAGACGGATTGAAAACGTGAGAtagaaataaggaaataatgaaGTTGTTGATTGAAAGTTGGAGAAGATGAAGAGGAGAACAAGAAGACAAAAAATTTCAAGTAGTGCGCACATAATTTAGGGAAATTAGAGATAAGAACTAATTGAAGAAAAACTGCAATCAAATAACAACCGGACAATATGAAACATTCTAATCGAAAACGAAAAAAATCATAGAAATAGGTGCAATTGAACATAAATCGTGGCAAAAATAGTAAAGTTATAACAAATTCGTAACATATTAGAATTAAACCTAGATTTATAAGCGATATACCAATAAATCATATGAGAACCTAATTAAACCTAGATTTAAGGTAGACAACAGTTAAAGCATGAATATCATGATGAGTAGCTATAAAATTGAGAATGACAACAAAACTCCATCAAGAATACGTACGAGAAAACATTATCATCCTAAAAAATTAATTGTTAACAAAATCAAAAGAGGAATAAATTGAAACAAACCTGAAATTGTAAGTGCAAGACAAtaataaattttgttgatggaaaaTGGAATGTGACGAAGAAGAGAGCGAGGAGACGAACATCGATCATGTCACGCATGAGTGATTTAGAGAAATCAGAGAGTTTTGGTAGgagagaagttagagagagaaatggatgagtgaaATATGAAGGAGAAAGCTTATGTCGAGGATTATATAATTAAACAGAATTACTATATTGCCCTTAAAAACACGCGTGAGTCTCTAGCCATTGGATCTCTCTGATCGGACGGCCtacactaatcctcaatcctcaaatatatgaggtatactcacatgatctcattcctatatatatatatatatatatatatatatatatatatatatatatatatataagggtcattggatggactcaatggatggttgagatgaatttgattaagggcaattaaaaagaaaagtaaaaaaatgtggatggttggattgagatgtgTGGTTAAGattgaaaataacaaaaaaaaattaccactaatcaaatttctatacactaataaatttttctttctctctctagcccctaattaatcagttttgagtttcagatttcagaagtgtaaatgtaatattgtatcagttttacaagtgtaaatctgacattttacgagtgtaaatgtaacattttaagagtgtaaatttgattttttgtgacggaaattttgaatttatataattttaacattttacaagtgtaaatgtgatgttttacgagtgtaaatgtaacattttaagagtgtaaatttgattttttgtgacggaaattttgaatttatataattttaacattttacaagtgtaaatgtgatgttttacgagtgtaaatgtaacatttttatagtgtaaatttgatttttttgtgacggaaattttgaatttatataattttaacattttacaagtgtaaatttgatgtttacgagtgtaaatgtaacattttaagagtgtatatttgattttttgtgacggaaattttgaatttatataattttaacattttacaagtgtaaatgtgatgttttacgagtgtaaatgtaatattttaagagtgtaaatttgattttttgtgacggaaattttgaatttatataattttaacattttataagtgtaaatgtgatgttttatgagtgtaaatgtaacatttttagagtgtgtgacggaaattttgaatttatataattttaatattttacaagtgtaaatttgatgttttacgagtgtaaatgtaacattttaagagtgtatatttgattttttgtgacggaaattttgaatttatataattttaacattttacaagtgtaaatgtgatgttttacaagtgtaaatgtaacattttaagagtgtaaatttgattttttgtgacggaaattttgaatttatataattttaacattttacaagtgtaaatgtgatgttttacgagtgtaaatgtgacattttaagagtgtaaatttgattttttgtgacggaaattttgaatttatataattttaacattttacaagtgtaaatgtgatgttttacgagtgtaaatgtaacatttttagagtgtaaatttgatttttttgtgacgaaaattttgaatttatatatgtTCCGGGTgcaattccggagcaggatttgttaccacgtaagcttgtagaatgatgactttgcttgactcttcctttcggcctctcctgaaacaatgaacaaactgagggctcggcttggtaccgagcgaactcactccgacgctcaagttagtaaacttaaaagggattaagttgtgtgttacttggcacaaagtatattgtagagagataagggagtttataccagattagtgtgtttaattgattattttcggatccttttctcaatgagagaagtggagtatttatagactttcaccttttgtcacgtagtggccaagtggcagagcaggtggaaagactgttctaccctcggccgagggacccatggcaggccggctggcctggttgactccatgccgaggggacttggatgtgagtacgcggtaaTGTCTCCCGGCTAGCTAGTTgcttagccgagacccaagtgacaggccgacatgctgcgtcggttaggctgtctaatacgttgacttgctgtggatatctttacatttacacttgtattttttACCAAAGTTGTACTACATGGTGGTTGATATGAATTgactaaaaaataaaatttttgtggatatttacactcataattctttaaatttacacttgcatttcctcacatttacactcttatttctttaaatttacactcttatttctttacatttacactcgtatttctttacatttacactcgttaaaattatataaatttgcactcatattttttgtggatatgagttggtggggaaGGACGACGATAGTggcgttttttggtagtcggactaaagttttactcgtaaaggacaaagttacacttataaaagactaaagttacactcgtaaaggaataaagttttactcgtaaaacatcacatttacacttgtaaaatgttaaaattatgtaaattcaaaattttcgtcacaaaaaatcaaatttacactcttaaaatgttacatttacactcgtaaaacatcacatttacacttgtaaaatgttaaaattatataaattcaaaatttccgtcacaaaaaatcaaatttacactcttaaaaatgttacattacactcgtaaaacatcacatttacacttgtaaaatgttaaaattatataaattcaaaatttccgtcacaaaaaatcaaatttacactcttaaaaatgttacatttacactcgttaaacatcacatttacacttgtaaaatgttaaaattatataaattcaaaatttccgtcacaaaaaatcaaatttacactcttaaaaatgttacatttacactcgtaaaacttcacatttacacttgtaaaatgttaaaattatataaattcaaaatttccgtcacaaaaaatcaaatttacactcttaaaaatgttacatttacactcctaaaacttcacatttacacttgtaaaatgttaaaattatatcaattcaaaatttccgtcacaaataaTCAAatgtacactcttaaaatattacatttacactcgtaaaacatcacgtttacacttgtaaaactcatacactcgtaaaacat from Silene latifolia isolate original U9 population chromosome 5, ASM4854445v1, whole genome shotgun sequence encodes the following:
- the LOC141657195 gene encoding binding partner of ACD11 1 — its product is MSIRSVKVCNLSLGASEQDIKEFFSFSGDIEHVEIQSGNERSQTAYVTFKEAQGAETAALLSGATIVDQAVTIALAPDYNPPATTSASPMATESNLGTDGSPVQKAEDVVTSMLAKGFVLGKDALNKAKTFDETHQFTSTAAATVASIDQKIGLSDKITLVNEKMREVDQKFQVSEKTKSAFTAAEQTVSTAGSAIMKNRYILTGTSWVTGAFNRVAKAAEDVGQKTREKVAEEERGRNVAEGYSEIPDSTS